The following nucleotide sequence is from Triticum dicoccoides isolate Atlit2015 ecotype Zavitan chromosome 7B, WEW_v2.0, whole genome shotgun sequence.
tgcaGTGCACgtcaagcaacaaccgaggcgtccacgagggtgcccggcgcgccccctacaggtgggcgtgcccctaccctcgtgggcccctcagaagtccaccgacctacttcttccttctatatatacccacgtaccccaagaacatcagaacagaccacgaaaacctaattccaccgccgcaaccttctgtatccgtgagatcccatcttggagccttcgccggcgctccgtcggagggggaatcgaccatggagggcctctacatcatctccaaggcccttccgatgagttgtgagtagtttaccacagaccttcgggtccatagttattagctagatggtttcttctctctctttgattctcagtataaagttctcctcgatcttcttggagatctattcgatgtaactctttttgcggtgtgtttgtcgagatccgatgaattgtgggtttatgatcaagtttatctatgagaaaaatttgcatctcctctgaattcttttatgtgtgattaagttatctttgcaagtctcttcgaattatcagtttggtttggcctgctagattgatctttcttgcaatggaagaagtgcttagctttgggttcaatcttgcggtgtcctttcccagtgatagcaggggcatcaaggcacgtattgtattgttgccatcgaggataaaaagatgaggtttatatcatattgcatgagtttatccctctacatcatgtcatctttcttaatgcattactctgttctttatggacttaatactctagatgcaggcaggagtcggtcgatgtgtggagtaatagtagtagatgcaggcaggagtcactctacttgtcacggacgtgatgcctatatacttgatcatgcctagataatctcataactatgcgcgtttctatcaattgctcgacagtaatttgttcacccaccgtaatacttatgctatcttgagagaagccactagtgaaacctatggcccccgggtctatctcttatcatataagttttccatctacttttatttgcatctttacttttccaatctatatcataaaaatatcaaaaatatttatcttatcatattatctctatcagatctcactttcgcaagtggccttgaagggattgacaacccctttattgtgttggttgcgagattcttgtttgtttgtgtaggtgcatgggacttttgaggagcctcctacttgattgataccttggttctcaaaaacagagggaaatacttacgctactttgctgcatcaccctttcctcttcaacaaaaaccaacgcaagctcaagaagtagcagtttgCAGTCCGGTGCGGGCTACGCCAGGGGGACCCGATCTCCCCCTACCTCTTCCTCCTGGTTCCCGACGTCCTCCAACACATGATTCAGCAGGATGACATTCTCATGCACCCCCTGGTGGACGGCGAGCCCCCTGTCGTGCTCCAGTACACGCACGACATCCTCATCGTCATGTGTGTCGACCTGGCGGGCGTAGCCCATCTTCGGATCATCCTCGACCTATTCGCCGCTGCGACCGGCCTCTCCATCAACTACCACAAGAGCACTCTTGTCCCCATCCACGTGGACGCCGCAACGCTCGTGGGGGCGGTTGCCGCCATCCAATGTGTGGTTGGAAGCTTCCCCCAGACCTACCTCAGGCTTCCGCTGTCCGTCGGCAAGCTCAAGCTCTCCGACTTCGCCCCCATGATTGCCAAGGTGGACCGCTACCTTGCGGGGTGGCATTCCCGTCTGCTCTCTCCCTCGGGGAGGCTCGTGCCGATCAACACCGTCATTGACGCCATCCCGTCCTATGCCATGTCCGCCCTGCGACTCCTGCCCAAGGTCATGGTCGTGCTAGATGCTCTCCGCCGCTCCTTCCTTTGGAATGTGGTGGACCGCGCTTTGGGTGCTCAGTGCTTGGTTGCCTGGACCCGTGTACGCCGGGCGAAGGCAGAGGGCGGGCTGGGGGTGCGGGACATCACAACCCAAAACGACTGCCTGCTGCTCAAGATGCTGCACCGTCTCCATGCTTTGGCCCCCGCGCGGTGGGCGCGGTGGCTCTCAGAGGACCTGTGTGGGCGCTCGTTGCTCGATTCCGGGGTTGCGGCGGTCCGAGGACCGCACCGGGCGAAGCTGCAGACGCTCCTTCCGATCAATCGGGCACACCAGGGTTTCCGTGGGGTCTGGGGGCAAAACCTCCTTCTGGCATGATGACTGGCTCCCTCCCCCGGCCCTCTACGATGCGCCTACCCTGCCTTGTTCTTGCACGCTTCCCTGCCTGAGGCCACGGTCGCCCAGGTGCGGTGGAGAGGGCTGCCAGCTCATTTGGTCCCCCGCCCGACCCGCGTCGCGGCCCGTGAGATGGCTGAGGTGCTGATGTTGCTCCGCGATCGCCCTGCGGCGCCCGCTCCCGACGAGCATCGGGTCGTCCTCTGTGGCGCCCCATGGCGCCTTCTCCTTGCAATTGGCGTACGCCCTGCTGCGCTAAGGCAGCGTCTCTTCGCCGGCTGCAGGTTTTCTGTGGCGTTCGGTTGCCCCGTCCCGTGTGAAGTTCTTCGCCTGGCTGCTCTCTATGGCGAGGATTCACACCCGGGATGCCCTTCTCCAGAAAACCATCGTCGACGCCCAGGGGGCAGGCTGCCCGTGCTGCCCCTTGACCCGGGAAACGGCCGGCCATCTCTTCTTCGAGTGCGGGTTTGCCGTGCGCTTCTGGCGCTGCATCGGCGTCGACCCGCGCCCTGGGAGGGTCTGCGACCTCCATCTCTTCAATGTTAGGGCGGCCGTTGGGGAGGCTTCCCCGACCGccttccttctcctctgcctctggCACCTTTGGAAGCGGGAGGAACGCGGTGGGTTCAGAAGAGAAAACCCCTCCCTAAGGGCTACTCTCAAATGCTGCAGAGATGACGCGGTTCTTTGGCGGCGCATGTTCCGTGAGGAGGATCGAGGACACATTGATGTTTGGCTCNNNNNNNNNNNNNNNNNNNNNNNNNNNNNNNNNNNNNNNNNNNNNNNNNNNNNNNNNNNNNNNNNNNNNNNNNNNNNNNNNNNNNNNNNNNNNNNNNNNNNNNNNNNNNNNNNNNNNNNNNNNNNNNNNNNNNNNNNNNNNNNNNNNNNNNNNNNNNNNNNNNNNNNNNNNNNNNNNNNNNNNNNNNNNNNNNNNNNNNNNNNNNNNNNNNNNNNNNNNNNNNNNNNNNNNNNNNNNNTGCTCTTGGTAAACCTCACTCGCGGGTAAGGAAAAAAAAACTTGTGTATGCTGCTTCGTGGTAATATATGATTCAGGTGGGGGAGTCTTTTCTCCCTCCCcggtgaatttttttaaaaaagtagGCATGGTCAAGTAATTAAGTGTATCTTCCTTTAGTGTTCAATGATCAAGAGAGAATGCAGTTTGGTCATCATGATAGCCACTTTAGGCAATGAAAAGATATTTCAATTATCAAAAGGTGTAAATTCATTGACATGATTAAAAAAATAATCACTGATGCATTTACCTTGTAAGAAAAACACTTCCCATCAAACTGTACATTGGGATTGTTCGTCAGACTATCAAAGACTGCCTTGTTAGTATTAACTGCAACATATGTTGTTTCATTTATTTACTCTACTGTATAAGCAAGTCTTGTCTGCAGGTTCAAAAGAGAAGAGGGGTATTATTTTACACGAAACGCAATATAACATATATTTGAGGACAAAAATATAAGAGAACAAACTTTTTTGTTACTATACTACAAAGTCTATCATTAAGCAAATAAGTTGAAAAtaaatctagaactaaaatatgcgaAATAAGGTGCAAAACCATTTTTCAGGCTTGAATAAACACTTCTATTTTTCCGAAAACCACCAGTATCTGATAATTGAGAGTGCGGTTACATACAATTTGTCACAAAAGGTAACACCGCAGTGAAAAAGGGTGGGATTTCGTGCGGAAACAATGGTGTGACTGTCCAAATGCGCGGGCTGTGGGTTGGATTTGGGTGGGCAGGGCGTGTCAGCGTTTGGCATGGCGGAGGCCCATACTCCCCCTCATTTGCTGCCGGTTTGTGGGATTTCAGACATATTAACCGGTCCAAACAATTTTGATTATTGTCGGTGGATGAAAAGAAAAGATCTGAACAGTCTGATGCAAACATTTATGAACGATTTGATATTTTGACGAGGCAACAGTATCTTGGAGCTGCTCAGGACACGGCGCCGACCAATGCATGCTCCGCAACAGCTTGGTCCCGTCACACATGGCGATGCTCCATTGCTACGTTCAAAGCCGCCCTCCGTGGCAACTGGATGTGGCTTTTCTGTGTCTTGCAAGAATCTTAGTACTGGTTTGTCTCCTGTATATATTTTTaatagaaaaaaaaaggaaagaataCACTGGAACGCCTCCGGGCCTCTCTTGCagtaacaaaaagaaaagaaacagcaGACAGACTTGCATGTCACATTTGAAACACGTACGCACGTTGTTGACCTCGATGCATGGTTACTATCAAATTCTTGGAACTCGTTCACGATTCAAACTCAATTTCGAGGTTCTTCCTGGGGATGTGCACCTGATGTTTCCATGGTTAGTAAGATGGCAGAAAGATCAACGCTAACAGTGGACTAGAATCTGGCTGGGCCGAATCGGTAAGTGTTCACTCGTCTACTAGTACAGTAACATTGCCCGGACAGTAACATTGATAGATGTTCTTTTTCGTGAGTGTCATCTCTTCGTTTCATTGCCCTATGGAGAATACACAATACAGCAACCAATGCCACATGCTGCCAAAGCTACCTAGACTACTGTTCACAGCCTATATTAATTACTACTTCCTCCATCCTATAATATAGAAGTGTTTAGTgcgaaaaatgctcttatattatgagactgaGAGAGTAATATTAACATGGGGATGGCTAGCTCACGCTAATCCATGTGAGATCGCGTCGGGAGTGTACCCGCTGCACGGATCACCACGAAGCTCAACCTCCCTTGCTGCTGCCAGCGTCCAGCTGGCCATTTAGAAAGGAAGAACACACATGGAGAAGTACTTTCtttcaaaaacaaaataaaacatgtGAACACATGCACCACGCGTCACGCTGCCAATCGTCCAAGGACCGCTGGGTTTCACGCTAGCAGAAAGATCTTACCGAGTACCCAGGAAACTCAGCAAAGTAGCCGATTCCAGTAGTGTGCGATCTTAACCTCATTAGCAATTTTTTGTCTTAATTACTTAGATTAAACACACGTGCAATTATCCTGCATTTCCCAACAGATTACGAACTTGTATAATTTGCCTTACAAAAAGAATGCAAGTATTCATATTCATCAGAGCTGGTATCATTGCTACAAACAAATAAATTTCATTATCCTCACTCCACATGCATGCATCTCCATTATTATGAACCACTTAGAAAAAAAATATCTTGCAAAAAATACAACTGTAATGAAGATAGTGGATAATTACAACGTATGGTTTGCCTGATATATATAGGTTCCACTCTTGATCAACGATCGACCAGCAACCATGGGTGCCCCTAATTAACAGTTGCATCCGCAGATTAAAAAAATTCACACTCATTTTCTCTGGACTATGCGATCGTGAACCGATCGTTTCTCGATCCAACGGACCTGATCAAGTGTGAAATAATTACCTCCAATATAATGGTGTATGTATGAACTGAGCTTCAGTGTATATGCTGCTGTGTCTTGAGGTATGCTTGATCAAGGTAAGTGCAGCTAGTCCTGCTAGTACACTGGATGATAATCTTTTTTAACTCAGAGGGCAGAAGGGCGTGCCGGGCTTCTCCCTGTGGCTGGGGATGACGAAGTGCCTGATCCGGCCCACCTGCTCCGCGAGGTACGCGTCGCACAGGAACGCCTTGGAGAACCTGTCCTCCACCGTCCGGTCCACGTCGTGCACGAACACGTCGGTGGCCCCGTCCCCGGGCCGCCGCGCGCGCGCCACCATGCCGGCGGTGTAGATGGCGCCCATCCTCCCGGGCGCCTCGGGCACCCACCCCGTGGGCGCGTCCACCATCACGAGGTCCCACTCCACCTCGTGGAACGCGGCGGGGAGGCCGCGGAGCGCGAGCCGGCAggaggcctcggcggcggcggcgaggtccggcTGCGCGGTGCAGCCCGGGTGGTCCCGGAGGGACATGAGCTCGTCGGCGTCGGTGAGGCGGGTGTCGTAGGCGACGTGGTAGGACTCGAGGCCCGGGTGCTTGGCGCGGACGGAGGCGATCCAGGACGCGTCCTCCTCGAGGAACACGGTGCGGCCGCCGTGGTTGAGCGCCGCCCACATGGGGCTGTCGAGCCCCAGCCCGAACACCAAGAAGTTGCACGGCGAGCGGCGCTGCAGGACGCGCAGCGACACCCCGATCTCGGCCGACGTCTGCTGCGGCGTCGAGTTGGACGTCGCGTAGTGCACAAGCGCGTCGGCCACCGGCGCCGGCAGCTTGGAGCACGACCCGTCGCCGCTAAGGCGCAggtgcgaggaggcggcggagCCGGGGGAGGAGGTGGAGAAGAGCGTGCGCGCGGAGAAGAGGAGCAGGAAGGCGGCGAGGGCGGCTACCACGAGGAGGCGGAGGCCGAGGAAGCTCTGcagcttggccttcatggcgactaGGTGGAGGGCCTTCCGGGCGTGCACCGGGCTCGACATGGACATGCGGACGGGCAACGAGCGACCAAGAAAGCCTCCTGGGTTCTCCTTGGTGCCCGGCCTACTCGGTTCTTGGTTCGTGAGAGGTTTATAGGCGGGGCGATGATGATGCTTGATGGAGTGGCGTCGAAAGATTGGTAATGGAGATCAGATCGACTGTGATGATGGGGTTTGGTAATGAGGACAGGAGACCTGTAAATTTTGGTGTAGGGTGGatggagatggatggatggatccttTGTCTTGTGGGGCTCTGTTTCGGTAGATGGCCTGTAATGGGCCGAATGTGGTGTCTGCGTCTACAgtgttttattctttcttttattttttgtcttGTTATGAGAAAAAATTGCTAGACCAAAACTTCTTTAGGAAATCAAAAAATCCAGATACAATTGGAGCCAAATAAATATTATTATCAAAATAACACCAAATTTTTAtgtcgtactccctccgtctcaaaataagtgtcttaactttataCTAGCgccagtacaaagttgtactaaggtcgagacacttattttgggacggatggagtatttAATTGGCATTATTGATGTTTATATTTTTCACAATAAACTTGATCAAATTTTACTAAGTTGGACTTTCAAAATATTGTATGTACTACATTTTAGAATCGATATTGCATAATTGTTGATGACAaacattcactagtagaaaaactagCATTAACACTGGCCCCCGGAAGCGGTTGTGACCAAGCAGGACAAAGCCGCCTCTAATATTCCATTTGAGGCGGTTATATTTGCTATGGAGGCGGTTGGAAATGAAACCATCCGTAATAACCCACAGAGGCGGTCTCGAATACCTAACCTCCTCTAGTTCCGAAGTATTAGACGTGACTTTGTAGCTATAACCGACTGCGTAGTCGATAACCTCACTTAGATCTATCTCCCTCGTTAATCCAATGACCCCTAGATCTTAGATTTTGCGATGCCAACCCTCAAGCATTTGTCATGCTGCACGTGCTCTTTTTCGTGCTCTGACTTCCCATTGCCACTCTGTCCACCGTTATCATATCGCGAGTAAGAATAGTGCTGAGAACCTCCACATCTCCTCCAAATTTACCCGAAATCCCCCACAAAGAAATTTCAACCCAGATAGATTGTAGTGCTTAATTGTACAATAAGTAGATATCTTTCCATAGTGCTACATCCACTGCTTCATCGGTACTACAACTACTGGAATTTGTACAAGATTACCTAGAGAAACTACTGTACTACTCATTGTCGAAAAAATATTGATGGCGCCAGAGCCAGAGGCCTCATGGTTGTGGGTGCCAGCAGGAATCCCTCATTTGGCGGTCATTGCCATCCTCAATCTCTCTAAGGCTACGGATCATCTCCTCTGTCTCACGCCTCGCATTCGCCAAAAGGACGTGGTTGGCGGTGACCTCCCGCTCGTCCTCAATCAATTCAGCAAAGGTACGGTCCTCTGTCACCACCTGGGAGTTTGCAAGGTTGGCGCTGATGACGGTGGCCTCTGCCAGCTCTGCAGCAATTTGGCTCTCGACGACGACGTGCTCCGCCAACGCCGCCGCCCTCCACCTTGACCTTGATCCCCTCCTCTTCCACCTCCatatccccctcctcctcctccactgccACCTCCGACGACGACGATGACTCCTCAGAGGAGCTCGGGTCGGAACCTGCAGCGGTGACCGCGTCACGAGTTGCGACCTCCCCAGCTACCTCCGTCGCGATTTGCACTCGGTGTGGGGAGGGGGCAGCTGTGCGTAGAGGTAGGATGATGGTAGACCATGGCTACGGCGGCGACGAGTGCGGTAGCCGATCTAGATCAGCTTTTTTGTGCTCCGGCAGCTAGGGTTAGGGTACAAGGCAGCGACAACTCCCATTTATAGTTGGTCAGTTATATGGGAATTCGGCAGCATGGCCTATGAGGTCATTAGTGCTGGGGATTGAACGACAAATGCTAAGTGCTTCAACTTCTCTGTTAACATGAAAACTGCTTCTCAGTTTTGGTCGGTAGTATGGGGATTGGGCGGCATCGCTTCTCAGTTTATCTTCTCTGTAAAATGCTAACTAGTTCCACTTATTTTTTGCAATGAAAATTGCTCGAACTTCATTGTGTTTATCTTCTCCGTGAAATGCAAGCTTCTACAACTTCTGCTTTATCTTCTCTGTAGCATGCTAACGGTTTCCACTTATTTATTACAATCAAAATGGTTGCATTTTCTCTGTTTTATCGTCCCTATAAACTGTAAACTGGTTTGCACTAATGTGTTACAATGCAAATTGTTAGAACTTCTTTATTTTATCTTCTCTACAGATCAATATTGTTACTTGCAACATGGATTTAGCTCACGTTACATTATCAATACCCTGCTTATTTGTTGTACATATAGCTTGATTTTATTTTCAGTGCACAAGAAGAACAAATGTCTAGCTATGTGCTTTAGAGATATAAGTAGAACCAGCTAATGGCATCGAAAGGCACTACCGGTAGAGCTCCATGCAGGCCAGGAAGCATGACCGAGGAGCTGCGGTCAGTGCACTCGGAACCCCTCTCAGGACAACACATATATAAGAACATAGGATGACTTTGGACATGTAAATTTTTTGTAATATTTCAGTACATTTGATTCATCTGAACTTGTAACAGACTTGTACTATGGAAACTACGATGAATGATATGTTTTCTTTGTACTGATGTATTATAGTGTTTCATCTCATTGGCAGCGGTTATTTTACCAAACTGCCTGTAAAACGCAGGGCATTGCAAGCGGTTATATATTTGAAATTGCCTGTAGTATTTTAGGTACTGGAGGCGGTTTCCAAAATGTTGGTGTTGGATCGATTATTAGCTACGCAGGCTTTGAGGCAGAATGGGGAACCTCAGTATACCAAAACCGCCTGTAGTGCCCGATTCTCTACTAGTGGTTGTGGATTGTATATGACATGGAAAAGATAGATCTTTTGCTCCCCTAAATCAAGAATATGGTTCTTCTTCTTAAGCCTTTGGATCCTTTTACTTGTGATCTGTATTGGCCCCCATGATTCAAACCAACCCAGACATAAAATCCTCAATGACTAAGGAAAGTCAATCTCCTTAGTCTGTTTGACTCAGGAGTCcctagcataggaatttttttaagaaaaggggccCCTCCCCATTTTATTAAAAACAAAGGGAAGCAAGCCACATAAATGTTCACATCGCTTGTGCTAAGCCAAAGTAGCTGACCTAAAAAAACTTAAACCCCTGCATCTAGCCACAAAGGTTGGGGGACAGTATGAAATATCTCAAACGCAATGAAGGAAAAGAAATTAATCAGCCATGCTAACTATTATAGTCCATTGATGTTTTAGATTGAACGCTCTCAAGATGAAGCCTCGCTTGTCACTCCTTTAGCCTGCCCATATAATCGTCTCTAAGTGATCTTCAGAAGCTCTCCTCTTTGCTGATCCAGGAGCAACATACACTTTGTCGATAAGATTGATTGAGTATACACACATAGAATCCTCTACTTATGAATCATTGCACTTACTCTTCCAAGAAGAATTTGTGTATTTGTCCACACCGCACCCTgaaaacaaagatcataattccacATTGTCAATAAGCCCGACATTACAACAACACATGATATACCAACCACAAACTTTTTATTTTTTGGCATACCACAAAATAGATATATCGGACATGTTACAAGGAATTTTGAAGTTAAAGAACTTTGCAACATCCCCTCCAGATCTCTTTTGTGACAAGGCAATCAAAGAGTAGGTCGTCAACGGACTCAGCCTCGCCACAAAAAAGACAAGTCAAATCATCTACGTGTTATCCTTTACTCAAATTATCTCTTGTTAAAATTTTATTGTCGAAAGCCAATCACACAAAAATCAAATATCTATGGAGAAAAATAATTTACCAAAATTCTTCCAAATAGGTGCACAACCCCCTTCCCAATTAATCATGTTATAAAAGGAACAAACAAAATACACCCCATAGGGTTCAAGCATCCACAAAGGTTAATCAGTATTAGCATTAGGAATATAGGTCAACAAGACAACCAACATATCATGCCACTTAACTAGGAAACCAATATCCACACATGACACACCTCCTAAATGTCAACTTAAAAGTACATCTTTACCAAACCTGGGTAACATGACATTTTTGTTGTTAGCAGACATCAAATACATCCCAAAACTATGTCTTTAAAGTTGTATCACCTAGCCAAATATCATGGAAAAAGCTAATGTAGTTTCCATTCCCAATATACCATTTATAAAAAGGTTGAACCCTAGCCAGAGCCCAATTCACACACATCCAAAAGGGGGATCCAATGTTTGTTTTAGACCAAAGACATGCTTACACGTTTTACACTTGTAGTTCAATAGTGAAATCTGATTTTTGTCTCCTCTCATGAAAAATCTCTTGGCCCAGGAAGGTAAAAGAGCCATGTTAAAATCTCCTGAATTAAGAACACCTAACGCCCAAGCCCTTTTTCTGAGACACAAGCCCCCAATTTGACAGGTGATATTTATGGGTATCTCCAAGATTCCCCAGAAAAAGTGAGCCATTTGTGAAGTGACCATGTTACACGCCCACTTAGCAATTTAATAATGGATATCAAATACATATGAATGCTAGTGTATGAAGCAAAACCAATTTGGCTTCATAACTAAGAACTCTACCCCTCCACCCACAAATTCTCTTGATTTTCTTATCTATAATAGGTTGAATGTCACCTCTCTGAAGTATAAGATAGTGCAAGCGAACACCCAGATAGTTGAGAGGAAAGGAGCCAATCTTGCAACAAAAAATTGAGATAAAAGCTTAGAAGCTCAGCATCAAGATTAATTGTCAATAAGTCACATTTTTCATAGTAAATCTTCATACCAGATAACTGGTCAAAACAGGACAATAACAATTTTGTATTTCTAGCATAATTATGTTTCGGGTCAAGAAATATTATCATA
It contains:
- the LOC119340055 gene encoding glucuronoxylan 4-O-methyltransferase 1-like, giving the protein MSMSSPVHARKALHLVAMKAKLQSFLGLRLLVVAALAAFLLLFSARTLFSTSSPGSAASSHLRLSGDGSCSKLPAPVADALVHYATSNSTPQQTSAEIGVSLRVLQRRSPCNFLVFGLGLDSPMWAALNHGGRTVFLEEDASWIASVRAKHPGLESYHVAYDTRLTDADELMSLRDHPGCTAQPDLAAAAEASCRLALRGLPAAFHEVEWDLVMVDAPTGWVPEAPGRMGAIYTAGMVARARRPGDGATDVFVHDVDRTVEDRFSKAFLCDAYLAEQVGRIRHFVIPSHREKPGTPFCPLS